In Lolium perenne isolate Kyuss_39 chromosome 5, Kyuss_2.0, whole genome shotgun sequence, the sequence TTCAGCCTGTTATTCTCCGGCTACTCATCATATGGCTTGCAGACTGTGCAAATGCTGTAGACTGCCTTTTGGAATCAGCGGTACATCTAAACTACATAATCGAGCTTGCTTCAAATAAACGTTACACTGGTTGCGTTCGTGGATTAGCTGCTGTTGTTTTAGGTGTTTGTGTCCTTAACAATGCAAGCCGTGAGAAGGGCCGAGATGCCTTTGCTGTTGCAGATGCTATAAGTCAAAAGATTGGCCTCACTACATACTTTATGAGGTTCGATGAGTTGAGGAAAAGCTTTCTGCACCTGCCATCAGGGCAGCAGCACCACAAGCAGCTTTCACGATCAAGTGCAAACAGTATGTCTGATTTCCAAGAGATTGAAGAGGAGGAAACAAATAAAGGCGAGCCGCATCCAGTCCTCTCAGAAATTTTTGATTCACAATTCGTTAGTTTCATCAGTAAGCTTGAGACTGATATTAGAGAGAACGTAATGGATCTCTTCAGTCGAACAAAAACCGCAACTGCAGTTCTACCTGCTGAGTTGGAGCAGAAGAATGGGGAGGTTGATGGAGAGTATATCAAGCGCTTGAAGTCATTTGTAGAGAGACAGTGCAACGAGATGCAGGTTTGTTTCCTATTCACTACATTAATTCCAAGCTAAGAGGTCACCTGCTCAACTACTCCTGTCCATTAACAGGTTTTTTTGGCACAATTCTCGACATTATTTTTCATGAGAGCAAAGTTGTTTATACAAAAGAAATATCATGTCACTTGTAAACTGTTATGTTCTGTTAGCATGACTTATCAGCCAGCAATTGTTCTTGAATTAGTCCTGTACTAAGTTTATATGTCATGATGTGATCAAAAGAATTTTAATCAATAGAGGCCTGTTTGGTTGAAGCCTGAGAAGAACTAAGCATGTCAAACTTTTTTGGCTAACTTGTGCAAGAAAAATAGAGCCACACACTCAAGCTTAGCTGTGACTAAGTGAGTCTATCACACATGGGTCATGAGGCTAAGAAATTATGGCAAGCCATACTTGTGGCGATGAATAGAACACTATTCAAGCTTTCTTAGGAAATTTTTGGCATCCTCTTTCTTAGTATTTACGCCTTCAATACTAGTGTAGCATTAACGAATGTTCAGTTAGCCCTGGTAATAGCTTGTTCAGTTCTTAGTAACAGTGTAGTCTAAGCCTCTTAAGGTAATCAATCGGCTGCTTGTCTCAGCACTGATGAGATCTGACTGCAAACAAGCTGGTTTCTTGCAAAACCCGGTAGACTTAAGAAGCATGCATGCTTCTCCCTCTTCGCAAGCATAAAATATATCACGGAACATGCTTTGTTCAAGAACGTAGAGCTCACCCAGTGATAATCGTATTGGGGAAATTGGTTACTGGCAGGTTGCGgttgtttttggttttcaagaacGCTATACTCTACCTGGTATAGAAATAGTTAAGATGATATTATTTGATTCCATTTTCCAGGACTTGCTAGGACGAAATGCAATCTTAGCAGAAGATCTAGTGAGAACTGGTGGTGGTAGCACTTCAGATTCTTCCGAGAGATCAAGCAGTGGCCGAGAAAGGGTTCAAATTGAAGCCCTGAGACAAGAACTGGAGGGTGCAGCACGACGAAATGAGGTGCTCAAAACTGAAAAGGCCCAGATTGAAGCCGAAGCTAACAACCAACGAAATATTGCAGTAAAACTGGAGTCTGATCTCAAGAGCTTGGCAGTTGCTTACAACAGTCTGGAGCAGGCCAACTACCGCCTCGATGCTGAGTTGAAAACCTTGAGGCAGGGAGGCAGTACACCCTATCCAGACGTGGAAGCAATAAAAGCGCAAGCGAAGGAAGAGGCAGAGAAGGAAAGTGAGGTGGAACTGAATGATCTGCTCGTCTGCCTGGGCCAGGAGCAAACTAAGGTTGAGAAGCTGAGTGGAAGGCTTGCAGAGCTCGGCGAAGACGTGGACACCCTGCTACAAGGTATTGGTGACGATGCTGCCTTGCCAgatgatgacgacgatgatgaggaggaagatgacgacgatgagAAGTGATGTGTTTCTGTATCACCTTCGTCTCATGGTGTAACCTCGCATCATTTATTCAATCATGATGTTGTGGACCAGTGATAACAATTGTACAGTGAAATGTGGATGATGTGTAGACAATGGTGGCCATTTCATTTCTAATTTATTTGTGGATGATGACTAAACTGTTGACCCACCTTctagtttaatcttgctacttcaTATAAATTATGTCGTGAGTAACTTGGGCAATGTTGTATTTCCAAGGTCTAGACTCTAGACAGAGAAGAGCAGATGATACGGAGTAACTTGATTTGGATTAAACCACAAATCCTCAACGAGATGAAGGAACAAGAGTTAATTCAGTAATCAAACCCCCTAGCTTTTTTTGCACAATCGTGGACGATGCAAATATTGTTTGATAATTAATAAAGCTACTCATGATGAAATGATGTACTCACTCCATGCCAAATCTGCGTCACTTAATATGGGACCAATCCGTGTCACTTGATTTAGGACAGAGGAAGTATCAGTTTGTTTTGATAGTGAGTAGTACACCAGTATGTAACACTCGATCTAAGATGCATTTTGAAATCTAGTAGATTAGTCCAGTTGACCTACACAAAATCATGAACAGTTCCTCTAATATCTCCACAAATATCAATCATGCGACACAAATGGTTCACATGAAACCCTATTGTTACATACGCACTCACTACAAATCGATGTACAAGCAAATTTACAAACCACAAGGCCACGAATAACCTAAATTCTTGACTTCAGGGAGGGTACATGGCATGTCTAGATTCATATCTCGTCGTCCCAGAGTGTTCACCGACCGACTTGTAAGGCCGACAAGCCAATTGTTACATATGGTAGAGTTCGCTGACCCTATTGTTACATATGCACTCACTACAAATCGACGTACAAGCCAATTTACAAACCACAAGGCCACGAATAACCTAAATTCTCGACTTCAGGGAGGGTACATGGCATGTAGATTCATATCTCGTCGTCCCAGAGTTCGCTGACCGACTTGTAAGGCCCGTCGGGTGACACGAAATACTCCCCCTGGGACGCCCTCTTCTGTGGTATTGTCGCGATCAGCTCCTTCTCCTCCTCGCTCAGCTCCCAGCCGGAGAAGATAGCCATGTTCTGCTCCAGCCTCTCCCTGTTATAACTCCTTGCCACAAAGCAGACGCCCTGCTCGTACACCCACCGCAGAGCCACCTGCATCCAAGATAAAAAAAACTTCTTTCATTAATATAAATTTCATGTTGACTGAAAGATTTGGAACTCTACCATGAGTACAAGAACTCGACCATGCACTTGACCTGTTTGAACAAACCAATGCAAGAATAGATTTCCAATAGGGATCACAGGATTTCATTTTACATACACGGCTCTCTGGATCACACGATTGAGATAGTATAAATCCTATGAAACTCATACGGAATATGGATCGGCTCAGGACAAATAATCTGAGTAAATTACACTTTTCACCGCCTTCTTATTAAGGTAATTTTAACAAGAACAAAGCGTTAAAAGGGGTAAAAAGAACTCTAAGATGAGCTTAGCCTCATGGAAAAGTTTGTTTGTCTTTTGTATTGGACGAACCAATGCAGATTTCTTCATATTGATTTACAGTAGGATTCATCATGGTGATGCAAAATAATAGAAAGACAAAGAAATAACATGAATGAGCAATTTCATAAATGTTGTCTTTAGATGGATATTATGTTGATTCTCTTATGAAGTTTGCGACAGATTGTGAAAACCCTGTTTCCCAAGCCATTTTTTTGGCTATTTAATTGTTTGACTTACCAATTTCCCGTTGCTTTCACGGCTACTTCTTAAAACAAATGAAAATCACAGGATATCGTAAGATAAGTTGTGCACAGTTCACCAACCAAAGTCTGAACCTAAGTCTTACTAATGCAACAATATGAATTTAGAGGTTTCGAAAACTTGAAAAGGGTGCATTTCAAACAAAACCAATAATATCGCAAGTTATAGGAACAGAAACAATCTGATAGTATGAGCAAAGTATAGAAATTTAATAGGCTCGTGCTTCTATAGACCCCCCAAATCTTATAATAGTGTAAACCCTCGAAGGGGTATCGTGGTATTGTTTAATCTCAGCCATCATACCTCTAATCCcgaacatgtatcatttaatctcagccatcaTACCTCTAATCCCGAACAGGTATCGCTTAATCTCAGCCATCCTTGTGTTCCACTCAGGAAAACGTTTCAATCTTGGGGGTCTATGGAAGCACAAGCCATTTAATAATATCGCTGCTATCACGGCTATTTTCTACAGAATATTATAAATAAGTTCTGCACAGTTCATCAACCGTAATATGAGCCTTGAGTCTTACGGATGCACTTAAAGGAACTTGACAACTCAAATTATACAGAAGATATTTTCAGAATTTGGAGAAGTGCTTTTACAAACAGGCCTGATGCTGGATGTTCCAGCAGCAGGGGCCAGTAGTTGGACTCAACCTGGAATTTCGGAGGGCTAGGTTCCTATCATAAGAATTCTATCTCTGCttacacacaacctcatgctatagcAATTAGATATTTAGATATACCTACATCAATAAATAAGTATAAAATAAGTTGTGCGCAGTTCACCAAATGTAATCTTGATCCTTGAGTTTCAGGAATGCACTTAATTATAAGGCACTTGGGAACTCTAATTCTACAGTAGCTATTAAAAATTTGAATAAAGTGCATTTGGAAAAAGAAGTAAGCTACAGGAACTCTAATGCAGGCACACATCATCTGGTATCTTGGAAGTACAGGAACTTGAGCAAAACAGAATTTTGATCAGAAATTTGATCTGCTGTATATAAGTTAAATTACAATTTAACACTACTAGGGAACAGAGGTAATACATCATATTATAAACTATAAGTTGTGCGCAGATCATCGACTGTAATCTTGAGTCTTGAAACCCAGGAATGCACTTGAAGGAACTTGGCAACTCTAATTCTACGAGTACAGTAGAGTTATTCAAAATTTGAATAAAGTACTTTTGCAAAGAGAACTAATGCAGGCACCTAGTGTCTTGCAAGCTACAGGAGCTTGAGGAAAGCAGGATTTTGTTCAGAATTTCGATCTGTTCTAGAGAAAGCTTAGGCGCAATTTAGTACTACTACCAGTGAATGAAGTTGAGTAAAACAAAGATCTGTGTGGTTTTACCTGCGCGACGGTCTTCCCTTTGGCAGCGGCGACTTGGTGCAGGACGCCGCTCTCCATGACTGCGTCTGAGCCCCATGCGGTGCCGAGCGCGCCGAGCGGCGAGTAGGCTGAGACGACGACGCCGTGCCGCGCGCAGGCCTCCCGCACCTTCTCCTGCCTCCAGCCTACGTTGAGCTCCACCTGGTTGACGGCGGGCGGGACGGCGGCGAGGGACATGAGTCTGTCCATCTTGGCCGCGGAGAAGTTGCTGACGCCGACGGAGCGCGCGAGGCCGAGGCGGTGGCACTCCTCCATGCCCCGCCACACGCCCTCCATGTCGAACCCGACCTGCGTGCCGCCGTCGGTGGCGACGGGCCAGTGGACGAGGAAGAGGTCGAGGTAGTCGAGGCCGAGGCGGGCGAGGGACTCCCGCAGCGCCGGCACGACGCGGCCCGGGCGCGCGTCGGAGATCCAGAGCTTGGAGGTGACGAAGAGGTCGGCGCGGGCGGCGACGGCGCCCGCGCGCAcggcggcggccacggcggcgcccaCGGCCGGCTCCGTGCGGTAGAAGGAGGCCGTGTCGATGTGGCGGTAGCCGAGGCGCACGGCGTGCAGGATGGTGTCGGCCAGGTCCGGCGGCGTGCGGGACGAGCCCGTGCCCAAGGCCAGCACCGGCATCGCGTGGCCCGTGCTGAGGGTCACGCgagggacggcggcggcgccggcgggtCTGCTCGCCATGGATCGGGTGGGCGATTGGCTTGGTTTGGGGGTTTGGAGAGGTGGTTGAAGTGAAGAGCGAGGAGTTCTGGACGGGGCAAGAAGAGGAACCCGTGGAGCTGGTGGCCGGTCgccggtggcggcgctccggggAGGGATGCGACGCACGGCGGCAGCCAACGTGTTTGAGACGTGGTGAAGCAAATACTAGTCGATTTTTCTTTCCTCGGGGTCAAAGTCCTCGGAGAGATTTGAATTTTACCTCTTCTATCGCTTTCTTGAATTTCTAGACTcttgtactacctctgtccataaatgccaaaaatttgtctaaatttaaatgtatctagtcacgatttagtgtatagatacatccaaatttgaataaatctttggcatctatttatggacggagagagtattaaattattatttcctccGTCCTAAAATATAAGACGTGTAAGATTAGTTAAAAATCAACGTTTTctgagtttgaccaagtttatacacgtAAATATGAACATTCATGATACTAAATCAGTATCAATAGatgttgatttttttctaaatatttggttAAGTTAGTAAGGTTTAGCTTTTGACTAATCTTAGTCGTCCTATATTTTGGGATGGATGGAGTACGAGACATCTTTGTACTTTTTTTGACCGGAACTACGGCGGGCTTACGCCAGCCTGAACATTTATATAAATCATCGCACACCGCGAGTAACATGATCCGTTACAATTTTTTAGAAGGTCGAGGGTAGAagagagaggggggggggggggggggggggggaatcagGGGAGTCATAACCATTACACCAAGAGTTtaggagagaggtggaggagggcttAGGGCAGCGAAACGCCCAAAGACGAACATCCCCAATACATTTACGAATCACTACAAGGGTACCCACATCAAGGGGGTCGAAGACCAGAGCATTTCCGCGCTTCCAAACGTTCCAAGCAACAACGGTGATGATGGTAAAGTCTTCATAGGAGCGGCAGCGAAGAGACCAAAGTTCTTCAAGGCTCGCGGGGAAGGGGCAGAGGTGCGGGAAGAACATCATCCAAACTTCGTGGGCCCTGGAGCATTCGAGGAGAAGATGGTTGGTATCCTCATCTTGGTCGCAGGAGGGGTAGGTGGCGGAGGTTGCAAGCGAGTGCCGGAAACGCCTCTCGTTGGTGAGGAGGTGCCGACGCTTAGCCAGCCAGCAGAAAACCTTGCACTTCAAGTGGGCCACGTTTCTCCAGACCTTTTCCGCCAAGACGTCCACCTCCATATGCTTGAAAGAATTGGCATAGAAACATTTGTTCGAGAACGCGTAGTTAGAGAGGTGGCCCACGCGTTGATCCAGTTCATCAGAATGCAGAACCACGGAGCTAAGATCGTGGGAAAGCGTAACGATGTCCGCTATGGTAGCGTTGGACAAGCGCGGACCTAAGTTACCCTGAATGCCAGAGTTAAGGACGAAAGAGACACATACATTTGTTCTGACATAGTGGGAGAAGAGAGCAGGGAAGCTCTCTAAGAGAGGGGTGCTGCCAAGCCATTGATCGAACCAAAAAGAAGTTGAGGAGCCGTTCCCGACTATGACTTTGGAGATGGAGCGAAAAGACTCAAGACCAGCGACAATATCTTTCCAGACATCTTTGTACTTATTTTCTCTCTTTTAATCTTGTGTTTCAATTTCCATTCTTATCTCCGACGTACTCTCTCCTCAGTCGTACGGTCCACCTTGGTAGATTCGAGGTCGGCGCCGCCAAAGGTCGAATCACGGTGTCTATGTTACTCGTTCGTCCATGAGATAGCTTCTTGAGATAACTGATCACACTCGAGGTCAATTACCTCTATCATTCAGCGGTGGGTTAGGGGAGGGGGTAAAGGGGAATCAACAATAGTAACAAAGCAAGCTAAGCAACGAGCAGAATAAGTCACTATTAGACAAGCCGACGCCTAGGAAACGTTCACTTAGGCAATAGATGATGGATAAAAGTTCCGTCTAGGACATAAATGGAAGTCTAGCCAGGGCAATCAAAAAGTTGTCTTCCTCAATAGTAGGGAATTTAGGGATGCTGCGTTATTTCTGGAAGATGTATGTATTGTTTGATGAGTAATAATGGTAGTCATATGATAGCCTTACCTAAAAAGAATTAACAGTCTGTTAAGGCAGTAAGTTGTATTACATCAGTATGTAACACGATAAGATACATTTTGAAGATTAGTCCAATACACAAAATCATGAACAGCTGCTCTCAACAGACCATCTATAATATCTCTGCAAATATCAATCCATGCAACACAAATGGTTCACACGAAACCTATTGTTACATATACACAGTCGCTATAAATCGATGTACAAGCCAATTTACAAACCACAACCACCATACCCTATAGATGTAGTAAGTACATGATCATGAACAAGCCACACTTTTTTCTTTTGCCTACTAAGGATTATGAGGCTTCCTTGGCGTCCCTGATCTTCCTTCCACCATCTGCAGCCGTTGCTTCAGATGGAACACCTCAACctgacaaaaaaaaaacaggctCAGCATGTCAAGTTACACAATTCAGATCCAAAAATAACAACAATAGTTGCAACAACTATGACTCGCTGTCCGAACTTTCTGAACATGCCTTGAGCATGACGGCAATGTGTATTCTGTACCGCAAAAGTGTTGAATCTGAAAATAGCAAATATATGAACAAAGGAGGTCTCAAATACCTGGAGCTGGAATGCCCGCGACTGCTCTCCAGCTAAAACTCTGCGGGTGGAATGCATCTCCTATACAGGCAAAAACAAAATcagaacagaagcaaagccaaccAAAATCATCGCGCGTCAAGAGATCGTATCAAGTTTCTTCTTGCCTTTTGGCTCTCATCCGCGATGGCCTTCAGGAATGCTACTTCCCGCTCGAGGCGGACATTGTCAGCGTGCACAGTGTTAGAGAGGTTGTTGGACTCCTCTTGTGCCAACTCTAAGCCTGCTATCTTCTCCTTTAGCATCTCAGCTTCTTGTCCCTTGTTGGCAAGCCTCTTCTCCAACTGTTCCCTACTGCTGATGACCAAAGACAAGTTCTTCTCCGCCTGGTCTTTGCTCGCCAATGCAGCTGCAAGCTGGTCTTCCAGCGCGGCGTTCCTTCTGATCAAGTCTGTTATTTTTGTGTTGTACGGATGGCTGATGTCCGAAGAGCTTCTGGCTATCCTTCTTGCATTTAGTCCTTCCATCTCCGAATTTTCTGCCTTGAGTGCTACAGTTCTGGCCATGTCAACCTGAATATCAGCTCCTGTCTTCTTTCCTCGTTGCTCTTTCGGCTGCAAGAAACAATCAGCTATACGTGGCAACAAAGTAATGCTTATTTGTTGAATTTAATGTGCGTTACTTACGGTGCTCGCTGGACATGAAGAacaatcatcaacatcatcatactTGTCATCGTCGATCGGTTTCTGAAGCTTTTGAGCTAAGCTGGACTCTTCTACTCGACCGTACTGCTTGTGGAGTGAAGTGATCAGAGCACCATGCTGTGACAATGACTCCCCTCTGGGTGTGTTCTTTACAGTAGACGCAAGACTATGCCTTGCAACAGAACTATTAGAATACAAAGGAGCACATTTGTTGA encodes:
- the LOC127299378 gene encoding probable NAD(P)H-dependent oxidoreductase 1; the encoded protein is MASRPAGAAAVPRVTLSTGHAMPVLALGTGSSRTPPDLADTILHAVRLGYRHIDTASFYRTEPAVGAAVAAAVRAGAVAARADLFVTSKLWISDARPGRVVPALRESLARLGLDYLDLFLVHWPVATDGGTQVGFDMEGVWRGMEECHRLGLARSVGVSNFSAAKMDRLMSLAAVPPAVNQVELNVGWRQEKVREACARHGVVVSAYSPLGALGTAWGSDAVMESGVLHQVAAAKGKTVAQVALRWVYEQGVCFVARSYNRERLEQNMAIFSGWELSEEEKELIATIPQKRASQGEYFVSPDGPYKSVSELWDDEI